The Thermovirga sp. genomic interval TGAGAAGAGAGGCCACCCTGCTTCTCCAGGAAACAAAACTTCTGAAAAGGACCGTATTTGAAAACGTGGCTTACGGCCTTAAAGCCAGGGGGACCAGGGGGAATCTTTCCCACAAAGTGAATACGGCTCTCGATATGGTCGGTCTTGACCCCACGGATTTTGCCGGCAGGCTCTGGTTCCAACTCTCTGGAGGGGAATCTCAAAGGGTTGCCTTGGCCTCGAGGCTGGTGCTGAAACCCGAAGTCCTTATCCTGGATGAGCCCACCGCCAGCATCGATTCCCATAGCGCCAGGATCATCGCACGAGCCATTGTCGACGCCAGGCAAGAGCTAGGCACCTCCATCATCCTTGTCAGCCATGATATCGATTGGGCCTATTCCGCTTCCGATGAAGTGATCTCCATGTTCTCCGGCAAGATCCGGTCGAGAAATATTGAGAATATAATCCCCGGACCTTGGGAGCAGTGCCGTGATGGCACCGTCTGCAGACACCTTGAAGACGGCCAGGTCATCACTGCAAATCGTAAACCAGGGAGTGACCCTTCCACGGGACTGCTTGACCCGGGAGATATAATCCTTTCGTTGAACGATCCCGGTGAGACTTCGGCAAGGAACATTTTGCGAGGAAGGGTAACGAGGATGACCCTGGAGGATGAGGGACAAAGCGTTCTTGTTACGGTGAATATTCAGGACACCATCCTTACCTCAAGGATCACCAAAGGATCCCTTTCCAGCCTTGGCATCGTCCCAGGATCGATGGTGATCCTAGTTTTCAAAGCAAATTCCATCCGATGGGCCTGATGCAGAGGGGAGTCGGTCCGAGAATTCTACCCCGAAAAAAAATTGACCAACCAGGGATAGTAAGTCAGTAGCGCAGGTCTGTTCATGACAAAGACGAGATAGCTGCCCATCCCTACGCAGGACTGGATAATGGTCAGGATATCTTTTCTTGGTTCCTTTCTTGCCAGGTATCCCAGGGCTCCGATGCAGGCGACAAAGCCCGGGAGATGAAAAGCCATTCCTCTCTCCACGCCTGCCTTCCCCATGGCTTCGAAAACCCGGAGAACGCAATAGGCACCCCACCCGGCCAGAATGTAAGTTTCCCCCAAAAAAAGCACAACCCTCAGAGGATACCAAATCAGGGGGAGAACTGTCGGGGGAAGGGTTGTGTCCTCGCCGAAGGGCGCCTCTCCGGGACGGTTTTCGCCCCGAAAGAACCTGTTAACCGTCAGGACCGGCTTTTGAATACACCAGGTGTAAAAAAGTGCGAAAGTAATTGCCGCACCGCTCATAGATAAAAAGAAAAGAACGCGCATGGAGTACC includes:
- a CDS encoding ATP-binding cassette domain-containing protein, which gives rise to MTYIYELKDITQSYAGRTVLEISDLKIEKGSIVGITGPNGCGKSTLLRILAFLERPLAGSLLFKGKPIKDIDENLRREATLLLQETKLLKRTVFENVAYGLKARGTRGNLSHKVNTALDMVGLDPTDFAGRLWFQLSGGESQRVALASRLVLKPEVLILDEPTASIDSHSARIIARAIVDARQELGTSIILVSHDIDWAYSASDEVISMFSGKIRSRNIENIIPGPWEQCRDGTVCRHLEDGQVITANRKPGSDPSTGLLDPGDIILSLNDPGETSARNILRGRVTRMTLEDEGQSVLVTVNIQDTILTSRITKGSLSSLGIVPGSMVILVFKANSIRWA